The segment TTTCAGAAAAGCGCGTTTCTGGCTTCTGAGGCAGGGGTGGATCTGTCTGTCTACTTTCACAAGAAGCTGGGGTCAGGTCTGTTCGGCGGTGAAGGCTTTATTATGCAGAAACTCTCGGGAAGAGGCATCGTGTTCGCTGAATTCGACGGCCACATTATGGAGTATGATCTGGAAGCCGGCCAGCAGATGGTGATAGACACAGGATACCTGGCGGCTATGACGGCAGGATGTCAGATGGAAATTCAGTCAGTGCCGGGAGTGAAAAACATGCTGTTTGGCGGCGAGGGACTGTTTAATACCATCGTCACAGGACCTGGTCATATCTGGCTTCAGACCATGCCGATTTCCAGTGTGGCAGGCGCGCTCCTCCCCTATTTTCCAAGCAGCGGGAAATAGCAAAAGCAGGGAAGATGGCAGAAATTAGTGAAAAACAGCTTGTTTTTCCATGTAAAGTGTGATACTATACTCTTGTTTGACTATAGGAGGTGCAAAAGATGTTACGAGGGATTCTTACCTTTGTATTTGTTGCTATATGTGTATTTTTGACAATTGTAGTATTACTTCAGGAGGGAAAGTCAGCGGGCCTGTCCGGCACCATTAACGGTATGGCTGACAGCTACTGGGGGAGAAACAAGAGCCGTTCCATGGAGGGTAAGCTCGAGAAGCTCACAAAGTATGGTGCGATTCTCTGGCTGATTCTGGCGCTTGTGCTGAACCTTAAGATACTTTAATTAAGATACTCTAATTGATTCAGAAAGACACTCTTGGCAGCAGGGGTGTCTTTTTTATATAACAGGAAACTTTGTTCCCTGTTATATAAAAACGCTCCGCGGGGATCGCACTGCGGCAGAGAGGAATACGGCTGCTTTGCAGCCCCGCCGCAGGCGGAGAATCCTGCGAGGCAGGATTCTTTGTTATCTTTGCGGAAATTTCTGCAGGCTTTCCGCGAAGACGTGAGAGGATTCACATGCACACGGGGCGGCGCGTCTTATTTCAGGAAAAGTGGGAATAATAAGCGTGTCCTCCGGCGGACCAATTAAGAGGCGGTTTCGCCGGTGAAAAAATCAAAAAAGAGTAAAATTTGAAAAAGCTGACTGGAGAACAGGCGTGAAAAAAGAGAATAAAAAACATAAAAAATCAAAGCGCAGCTTTCAATCAGAAAAGCTGCAAAAGAACAGGGGCAGGAGCAGAGCCGACAGCATTCTGGAGGCAGCAGAGGAGAGCCCGGAGGCCGAGCAGGTAAAAGCAGGTGAGGGAGAGCTGTTTGAACAGCGAAAAGCCATGCTGGTGTCCCTGATGAATGAGACGGCGTACGTTCCGATGAAGCTTAAGGAGCTGGCCATCCTGCTGAACGTCCCCAAGGAGCAGCGGGAGGAGCTGAAAGCAGTGCTGAACGCTCTGCTGTCTGAGGGAAAGATCAGCATTTCCAAAAAAGGAAAATTCGGAAAGGCGGAGGCTTTTGCCCTGACAGGGATCTTCTCCGGCCATCCGAGGGGCTTTGGCTTTGTCACAGCTGAGGGGCAGGAGGAGGATATCTTCATCCCTGCAGACAGAACAAACGGAGCCCTTCACGGGGACTGGGTTCAGATTGTCATCGACGCAGAAGAAAAAGGGCGCCGGGCAGAAGGCACTGTGGTGAAAATCCTGGAGCATGCCAATGAAACTCTGATCGGAACCTACGAAAAGAGCAGGGGATACGGTTTCGTGATCCCGGACAATCAGAAAATAGCAAAAGATATTTTTATTCCCCAGGGATGCGACCAGGGGGCAGTAAGCGGCCACAAGGTTATGGTGAAAATTAAGGACTTCGGGGAGAAAAAGGGAAGGAAGCCTGAGGGAGTCATCACGGAGATCCTGGGACATATCAATGATCCGGGGGTGGACATTCTGTCTGTTGTCCGGGCATATGGCCTTCCCGAGGAATTTCCCAGGGCGGTGATGGAGGAGATAAAAAGTATCCCGGAAAAGGCAGACAGCAGCGACATAGGGGGACGAAAGGATCTGAGAGGCCTTCTGACCGTCACCATAGACGGCGAGGAGGCCAAGGACCTGGACGATGCCATCAGCATTGAGCGGGCCGGCGATGGATACCGGCTGGGCGTCCACATCGCTGATGTGAGCCACTATGTGAGGGAATACACGGCTCTGGACGCGGAGGCCCTGAGGCGATCCACCAGCGTTTACCTGGTGGATCGGGTGATCCCCATGCTTCCCCACAGGCTTTCAAACGGGATCTGCTCCTTAAACGAGGGGGAGGATCGGCTGACGTTAAGCTGTCTGATGGACATCGACAGCCAGGGAAACGTGGTGGGCCACGAGATTGCGGAAACCGTGATCCGGTCTGACCGGAGAATGACCTACACGGCAGTCAATGCCATTGTCACGGAACACGATCCGGAGGTGACGGCCAGATATGCAGAGCTTGCCGACATGTTCCTCCTGATGAAGGAGCTTGCCGACATTCTGCGGAAAAAGCGTCATGCCAGAGGTTCCATTGACTTTGATTTCCCGGAGAGCAAAATTGTGCTGGATGAGAAGGGAAGGCCCATTGAGATAAAGCCCTACGAGCGCAATGCCGCCACCCGGATCATCGAGGACTTCATGCTTCTGGCCAACGAGACAGTGGCGGAGGATTATTTCTGGCAGGAGGTGCCCTTCCTCTACCGGACCCACGAGAAGCCGGATGAGGACAGGATGAAGCGCCTTGGAACCTTCATCAACAACTTTGGCTACACTCTCCGGATGCCAGGCGGCGAGGTTCACCCGAAGGAGCTGCAAAAGCTCCTGGATAAGGTGGAGGGAACGCCCGAGGAGGCTCTGATCAGCCGGCTGACGCTCCGCTCCATGAAGCAGGCAAAATATACTACAGCAAATACAGGACATTTCGGGCTTTCAGCCCGCTATTATACGCACTTTACATCTCCTATCAGGAGATACCCGGATCTGCAGATTCATCGGATCATCAAAGAATCTCTTCACGGCGGTCTGACAGGGAAACGAGTTTCCCACTATGAGAGGATTCTGCCGCAGGTGGCAGTGCAGACCTCAGCTCTGGAGAGAAGAGCCGATGAGGCAGAGAGGGAGACCGATAAGCTGAAAAAGGTTCAGTACATGGAACAGTTTATCGGACAGGAATTTGAGGGCGTCATTTCCGGCGTCACGAACTGGGGCTTCTACGTGGAGCTTCCGAACACAGTGGAGGGACTCGTCCATATCAATGAGCTCAGGGACGATTACTATGTGTTCAGCGAAGAGCGGTACGAGCTGACAGGGGAGATGACGGGAAAGACGTATAAATTAGGTGAGGTCATCCGGGTGCAGGTGACAGGCTGCGACCGGTTTGCAAAAACCATCGACTTTATTCCGGCAAGGCAGTTTTAGAAAACGGGAGCGTTCGGAAAGAACGGACCGGCTTTCGGAATAAAACATGAGGAGGAACACATGGGAACAAATAATTTTAAGCTGGTGGCCAATAATAAAAAGGCCTTTCACGATTACTTTATTGATGACAAATATGAGACGGGAATTGAGCTTTACGGCACAGAGGTAAAATCCATCCGCATGGGAAAATGCAGCATTAAGGAGGCCTTTGTGCGGATTGAAAACGGCCAGGTCTATGTGTACGGCATGCATATCAGTCCCTATGAAAAGGGGAATATTTTCAACAGAGATCCCCTCAGGCAGAGAAAGCTTCTGATGCACAGAAAGGAGATCGACCGTCTTGTATCAGAGATCAAGGAGAAGGGCTTTACCCTTGTGCCCCTCCAGGTCTACCTGAAGGGAAGTCTTGTAAAGGTAGAGATAGGACTTGCCAGGGGTAAAAAACTCTATGATAAACGGGAGGATCTTGCCAAGAAAGATGCCAGACGTGAGATAGAAAGAGGCTTTAAGGCAAAACAGTATTAAGCCAGGGTTAATGTCATAACGCCGGTGCCGGGGCAGGCTTCAGCAGACAGGCGGCCAGCTCCCGGTCACTTTGGCACAGTGCTTTCAGCAGTTCTCTTTCCTGAAAACGTTTGAATTGTGCAGAAAAAAGAGGAAATATACCGATATTTGGACATTCAAATCGGTTGACAGTTGGGAGAATCGGTGATAAAATCTATAGGACAATTTGTAAGGGCCAGTACCGGTTTCGACAGGGGCTATGCAGCTGGTGAAGCTATCCGCATGCGATGCGTTAAATGGCAAAATTAAAATTAAACGCTAACGATAGAAAATTAGCACTTGCTGCTTAATTGCAGCAGTTGTCAGCCTTAGGGCACTCACACCTTAAGAATCTGGCATCGACTATGTGAGAAACGATGGCGGGAGGGCGCCGGACCGCCAGGCGTATCAGGTGCTACTGAAGTTCTGAGGATGTTCGTTTCCGCAGGATGGAGGGAATGAAAAAGAACGGACTATGATAGTAGAAGAACAGGGAATTGGTTCTTGGACACGGGTTCAACTCCCGTCTGGTCCATCCATGAAAAACCCTTGTAAGTATTGGATTTTTCCTTTATTTACAAGGGTTTTCGCTTGTTTTGAGCGTAACCATACTGCGATTGGAAAACAATCAGGAAAGACAGTCATAAGGAGAAGAAAAGATGGAGCGGACGGCGGAAAACGATTTTTCAAAGGGGAGCGTTGTAAAAAATATTTTAGGTCTGGCAGTTCCCATGACACTGGCCCAGCTGATCAATGTCCTCTACAATATTGTGGACAGGATTTATATAGGAAGGATACCGGAACATGCCACCCTCTCCCTGACCGGAATCGGGCTGTCCCTGCCCATGATCACCATGGTAATCGCCTTTGCCAATCTGTTCGGAATGGGAGGTGCCCCTCTGTGTTCCATTGAGAGGGGGAGGGGAAACCTGGAAGAGGCAGAGAAGATTATGGGGAATTCCTTTACCATGCTGGTGGTTTTCGGGGTTTTTCTCACTATGCTTGGTCTGCTCTTTAAGAAGCCCCTTCTCTATGCCTTTGGGGCCAGCGATTCTACATATCCCTTTGCCGACGCCTACATCACCATCTATCTTCTGGGAAGCATATTTGTCATGGTAGGGCTTGGAATGAACAGCTTCATTAATTCCCAGGGATTTGGGAAGGTGGGGATGTGCACCGTCCTTCTGGGGGCGGTGGCCAACATCATCCTGGATCCGATTTTCATTTTCGGCCTTGGCATGGGAGTCCGGGGGGCTGCCCTGGCGACGATTATCTCCCAGTTTTTTTCCGCTGTCTGGATTGTGCGTTTCCTGACAGGAAAAAGAACCATACTGCGCCTCCGGCTGTCCTGCCTGCGTCCGCAGTGGAAGAGAATCCGGGCCATTGTGGGACTGGGAATGAGCGGTTTTACCATGGCAATCACCAACTGTACCGTGCAGATCGTGTGCAATGCGACGCTTCAGACATTCGGAGGGGATCTCTATGTGGGCGTTATGACAGTCATCAACTCCCTGCGGGAGGTGGCGTCCATGCCGGTGCAGGGCGTCACAAACAGCGCCCAGCCGGTTATGGGCTTTAACTATGGGGCTAAGGAGTATGGACGGGTGAAAAAGGCGATCGTGTTCACCTCCCTGTTCTCCATAGCCTATACCACGCTGGCATGGGCATTTCTCCACGGATTTCCGGAGTTCTTCATCAGGATTTTCAACCAGGATCAGGCCCTTATCGAGGCGGGAGTTCCGGCGCTTCGTCTGTATTTCTTCGGGTTTTTCATGATGTCTCTGCAGTTTGCGGGGCAGGCTGTTTTTGTGGCGCTCGGAATGTCAAGGCAGGCCATTTTCTTCTCTATTTTCCGCAAGGTAGTGATTGTAGTGCCGCTTACGCTGCTGCTGCCGTCTGTGTTCGGGATGGGGACGAACGGCGTGTTTCTGGCAGAGCCGATCTCGAACTTTATCGGCGGGGCTGCGTGCTTCGGAACCATGCTTCTTCTTGTATGGACAGAGCTGACAAGGCGGGAGCGAGCTAAAACAGTATAACCGCCGGTTATACTGTTATTCGATTTGCGAAAAAAGACAGTATATTATTGACAATTTAAGTGCCTTAGCCGATAATGTTTATAACACAATCAGACGGAACGCAGATTTGTGAATCTGCGGTTAGAGAAAGGAAGCGAGGGCCCATGTACAATATAAGAATTGAGAAAACGACCGCGCCGAAGCAGAAGCCGGCAGCAGATGATCCATTAAAATTTGGGACCATTTTTACTGATCACATGTTTGTATGCGACTATATTGAGGGACAGGGATGGGTAGATCCCAGGGTTGTGCCCTACCAGCCGCTCTCTCTGGATCCATCCTGTATGGTATTCCATTACGGACAGGAGATGTTCGAGGGACTGAAAGCATACAAGAGCGAGGACGGAAGGACGCTTTTATTCCGCCCTGACAAGAACTGGGAGAGGGCCTGCAACAGCAATAAGCGTCTCTGTATGCCGGAGATTCCGAGGGAGCTGTTTCTGGAGGGGTTAAAGGAGGTAGTCAAGATCGACCGTGACTGGATTCCCACAAAGCCGGGAACCTCTCTCTACATCAGACCGTTTATGTTTGCAACGGATCCGTTCCTCGGAGTGCGGCCGTCAGATACCTATAAATTCTTGATTATTCTCTCTCCGGTGGGCGCCTACTATGAGAGCGGCCTGGATCCGGTGAAGATCTGGATTGAGGACGAGTATGTGAGAGCCGTGAAGGGCGGAATCGGAGAGGCTAAGACGGGAGGAAACTATGTGGCATCCCTGGCAGCTCAGGTGAAGGCCCACGACGAGGGCTATGCCCAGGTTCTCTGGCTGGACGGCATAGAGAGAAAGTATATCGAGGAAGTCGGCGCCATGAATATCTTCTTTAAGATTAACGGCACAGTGGTAACGCCCAAGTTAAACGGAAGCATTCTTCCGGGAATCACCAGGAGATCCGCCATCGAGCTGTGCGAGAAGTGGGGCGTTCCGGTGGAGGAGCGCAGAATTTCCGTGGAGGAGATTGTGGAGGCAGCCAGGACAGGAGCCATGGAGGAATGCTTTGGAACCGGAACAGCGGCAGTTGTATCACCGGTGGGAGAGCTCCGCTATGAGAATGAGAAGATGGTGATAACGGGAGGCAAGATTGGCCCTCTGACCCAGAAAATCTACGATACCATTACAGGCATCCAGTTAGGCAAGCTGGAAGGCCCGGAGGGATGGAGCGTAGAGGTTAAGTAGAGTTAAAAAAGCAGAGAAAAGAAAATCTGTTCTCTGCACTTGACAAAACACAAACCGATGATATAATCAAGAAAGAAACAGAAGCATTTTACAGAGAAACACGTTGAGAAGAAGAGTAGGGCAAGGGAGCTGTCCAGAGAGAGGCGCATATGGTGGAAGCGCTTTACAGGGAGTTTGTCTGAAAACCATCTTTGAGTGTCCCTTAATCGGGAACGGTGATTCCGTTATCATCACAAACGAGAGGCATAAGGCAGAACTGCTTTATGCAAGGAGGGTGGAACCGCGAGTATATCGTCCCTTGCCGTGCGCGCAGCGCATGGCAGGGGGTTTTTTATTTAACAGGAAACTTCGTTCCCTGTTAAATAAAAACGCTCCGCGGAGATCGCACTGCGGCGGAAAGGAAAATGTCGCTTTCGCGACCCGCCTCAGGCGGAGAATCCTGCAAAGCAGGATTCTTTCTTATGCTTCTGTGCCTGCATGCCGGCTTCTTAGGCACGGCAGACAGGGAAAAAACAAGAAATGGCAAAAGG is part of the Clostridium sp. M62/1 genome and harbors:
- a CDS encoding TIGR00266 family protein, whose product is MKYEIHGETLPAVVCELEKGEAMITEKGAMAWMSPNMQMETNAGGIGKAFGRLFSGESMFRNTYTAKGGPGMIAFASSFPGSIRAFEVGPGQEYIFQKSAFLASEAGVDLSVYFHKKLGSGLFGGEGFIMQKLSGRGIVFAEFDGHIMEYDLEAGQQMVIDTGYLAAMTAGCQMEIQSVPGVKNMLFGGEGLFNTIVTGPGHIWLQTMPISSVAGALLPYFPSSGK
- the secG gene encoding preprotein translocase subunit SecG translates to MLRGILTFVFVAICVFLTIVVLLQEGKSAGLSGTINGMADSYWGRNKSRSMEGKLEKLTKYGAILWLILALVLNLKIL
- the rnr gene encoding ribonuclease R, with the protein product MLVSLMNETAYVPMKLKELAILLNVPKEQREELKAVLNALLSEGKISISKKGKFGKAEAFALTGIFSGHPRGFGFVTAEGQEEDIFIPADRTNGALHGDWVQIVIDAEEKGRRAEGTVVKILEHANETLIGTYEKSRGYGFVIPDNQKIAKDIFIPQGCDQGAVSGHKVMVKIKDFGEKKGRKPEGVITEILGHINDPGVDILSVVRAYGLPEEFPRAVMEEIKSIPEKADSSDIGGRKDLRGLLTVTIDGEEAKDLDDAISIERAGDGYRLGVHIADVSHYVREYTALDAEALRRSTSVYLVDRVIPMLPHRLSNGICSLNEGEDRLTLSCLMDIDSQGNVVGHEIAETVIRSDRRMTYTAVNAIVTEHDPEVTARYAELADMFLLMKELADILRKKRHARGSIDFDFPESKIVLDEKGRPIEIKPYERNAATRIIEDFMLLANETVAEDYFWQEVPFLYRTHEKPDEDRMKRLGTFINNFGYTLRMPGGEVHPKELQKLLDKVEGTPEEALISRLTLRSMKQAKYTTANTGHFGLSARYYTHFTSPIRRYPDLQIHRIIKESLHGGLTGKRVSHYERILPQVAVQTSALERRADEAERETDKLKKVQYMEQFIGQEFEGVISGVTNWGFYVELPNTVEGLVHINELRDDYYVFSEERYELTGEMTGKTYKLGEVIRVQVTGCDRFAKTIDFIPARQF
- the smpB gene encoding SsrA-binding protein SmpB, translating into MGTNNFKLVANNKKAFHDYFIDDKYETGIELYGTEVKSIRMGKCSIKEAFVRIENGQVYVYGMHISPYEKGNIFNRDPLRQRKLLMHRKEIDRLVSEIKEKGFTLVPLQVYLKGSLVKVEIGLARGKKLYDKREDLAKKDARREIERGFKAKQY
- a CDS encoding MATE family efflux transporter, producing MERTAENDFSKGSVVKNILGLAVPMTLAQLINVLYNIVDRIYIGRIPEHATLSLTGIGLSLPMITMVIAFANLFGMGGAPLCSIERGRGNLEEAEKIMGNSFTMLVVFGVFLTMLGLLFKKPLLYAFGASDSTYPFADAYITIYLLGSIFVMVGLGMNSFINSQGFGKVGMCTVLLGAVANIILDPIFIFGLGMGVRGAALATIISQFFSAVWIVRFLTGKRTILRLRLSCLRPQWKRIRAIVGLGMSGFTMAITNCTVQIVCNATLQTFGGDLYVGVMTVINSLREVASMPVQGVTNSAQPVMGFNYGAKEYGRVKKAIVFTSLFSIAYTTLAWAFLHGFPEFFIRIFNQDQALIEAGVPALRLYFFGFFMMSLQFAGQAVFVALGMSRQAIFFSIFRKVVIVVPLTLLLPSVFGMGTNGVFLAEPISNFIGGAACFGTMLLLVWTELTRRERAKTV
- a CDS encoding branched-chain amino acid aminotransferase, whose amino-acid sequence is MYNIRIEKTTAPKQKPAADDPLKFGTIFTDHMFVCDYIEGQGWVDPRVVPYQPLSLDPSCMVFHYGQEMFEGLKAYKSEDGRTLLFRPDKNWERACNSNKRLCMPEIPRELFLEGLKEVVKIDRDWIPTKPGTSLYIRPFMFATDPFLGVRPSDTYKFLIILSPVGAYYESGLDPVKIWIEDEYVRAVKGGIGEAKTGGNYVASLAAQVKAHDEGYAQVLWLDGIERKYIEEVGAMNIFFKINGTVVTPKLNGSILPGITRRSAIELCEKWGVPVEERRISVEEIVEAARTGAMEECFGTGTAAVVSPVGELRYENEKMVITGGKIGPLTQKIYDTITGIQLGKLEGPEGWSVEVK